The following nucleotide sequence is from Halogeometricum borinquense DSM 11551.
CGCTATCGAGGATCTGACAGCGTATCTCGACATCGGACCGACCTTCCTCGACCTCGCGGGTACCAGCGCACCTGATGAGATGGAGGGTCAGTCGTTCCTTGACGCCCTCGAAAATGGAAAAACGGAGCGTGAGGCGGTCATCAGCGAGTACGCCAACAGCGGAAAGCGAATCACGTCCCGGCGGACACTCGAGTGGAAGTACATCCTCGACGATTACCACGACCGAGAGGAACTGTTCGATCTCACAACTGACAGTACCGAACAGACTGACTGCTCTACTGACCGACCGGAAGTACTGGAGTCGTTCCGCGATGCCGTCCGAGAACGCATGTCTCATGAGGAGTTCGATACCGACGCATCGTTCGACGACGACGTGGACGAGGAGATGCGACAACAGTTAGAGGACCTCGGCTACCTCTGAGAACCTCGTGGACGAACCGCGACCTATTTTGCGGCGGTACTTCAACCGAGAGAATATATGACCGAGCAAGAGGCAAGCGACATCAGCCTCGGTGGCGAGACGGTCAAAGCGGCACTGGGGAAGTTCATAATGGCCCTCATCGGCTTTGTGGGGACTATTATCTTCGCTCGGTGGCTTGGCTCCGACAGCCTCGGTGGCTACTACCTCCTCTTGACGGCCGCAGCTCTCTCTAACCGTCCCGTTCAGGGCCTTGCCGAAGCGATACAGAAACGTGGATCGGAGTCGGGCTTCGAACTGGAGCAGACGCTCTCTGTCGGGACACTCGTCGTCATCGGATGGACCGCTCTCGCCGCTCTCATCGCGTACGCTCTCCGCGGCTACCTCCAATCGTTTTTCGGATTTCCGGGGTCAGTTTCTGCGTTTGTCGCCCTGTTAGCTTCACTGAGCGGCTTCTTCATCCTCCAGTCGCAACTCGTTGCACTCGGACGTATCAGTCGAAATCAGTGGTTTGACACCGTCCGGTCGTACCTCACATTCCCAGCACAACTCGGATTTCTCATCCTCGGATGGGGTGCTGCTGGCGTCGCCATCGGAGAAGTCGTGGCGACGCTCCTGTTGTACGTCCCGATGTACCGGTCGTTCGGGACTGGATTTGCACGTCCCACCGTCGAGACGATGCGGTCGCTATGGGAGTACGCGAAGTACAGCATTCCGAACGAGTACCTGACGCACACGTACAGCCAACTGGATATGCTCCTCCTTGGTTTTCTCGTCGGAAAGAGCGCGACCGGCGAGTACGGGGTCGCCCTCCGTCTTACTGTCCCCGCGGCGTTCGTTTCGATGGTCGCCACGCAGGGCTTGTTCTCGCGGGTCAGCAACCTTCGGTCGAAGGGTGAGCGTGTCGATATCGACGTACAGAACACGCTTTCATTCGCCAGTATTGTTGCTATCCCGATGCTTGTTGGAGGCGTTCTTCTCGATGAACAACTTGTCGTGACGGCGTACAGTGCTGAGTACAAATCGGCGGCGACATTGCTGGTTGGCCTCCTCGTATTCCAACTACT
It contains:
- a CDS encoding sulfatase family protein, whose protein sequence is MASDHGDEFLEHGSLGHSPQLYDELIHVPFIVKPPAEYDTVDAIEDLTAYLDIGPTFLDLAGTSAPDEMEGQSFLDALENGKTEREAVISEYANSGKRITSRRTLEWKYILDDYHDREELFDLTTDSTEQTDCSTDRPEVLESFRDAVRERMSHEEFDTDASFDDDVDEEMRQQLEDLGYL
- a CDS encoding lipopolysaccharide biosynthesis protein, producing MTEQEASDISLGGETVKAALGKFIMALIGFVGTIIFARWLGSDSLGGYYLLLTAAALSNRPVQGLAEAIQKRGSESGFELEQTLSVGTLVVIGWTALAALIAYALRGYLQSFFGFPGSVSAFVALLASLSGFFILQSQLVALGRISRNQWFDTVRSYLTFPAQLGFLILGWGAAGVAIGEVVATLLLYVPMYRSFGTGFARPTVETMRSLWEYAKYSIPNEYLTHTYSQLDMLLLGFLVGKSATGEYGVALRLTVPAAFVSMVATQGLFSRVSNLRSKGERVDIDVQNTLSFASIVAIPMLVGGVLLDEQLVVTAYSAEYKSAATLLVGLLVFQLLRTQSQVLDGVVAGLDRPNVKVKVNSVLLAVNVIVGVALTVAYGAIGVVIATVIAEAVRYGFLAWYVKQSIPSVSLFPRSMAEQAASAVGMGIVVYGLRQTLAIDSWLILGVVLGAGAVAYTGILFTLSESFRVTITGISETLYGEWRRWSPLSRS